One genomic region from Amycolatopsis sp. FBCC-B4732 encodes:
- a CDS encoding aspartate aminotransferase family protein translates to MAQLSPLLKQATPVVVDHGEGVYLYDVDGKRHLDFTAGIGVTSTGHCHPHVVRAAQEQIGKLVHGQYTTVMHKPLLELTERLGAVLPSGLDSLFYANSGSEAVEAALRLARQATKRPNVIVMQGGFHGRTVAAASMTTSGTRFSAGIGPLMAGVHVAPFPYAYHYGWDEQTATKFALRELDFLFQTVSAPNETAAIFVEPVLGEGGYVPANTEFMAGLRERADRHGILLVLDEIQTGFGRTGKFWGHDHFDVSPDIVLIAKGLASGFPLSGIAASQELMAKAFPGSQGGTYGGNAVSCAAAIATLEVIQQENLVENAAERGRQLLEGARVIADKTPAIGEVRGLGLLVGSEFTTADGEPDAATAAAAQQTASKNGLLLLTCGPYMNVVRMVPPLVVNAEQVDDALRIWGEVVASVTGS, encoded by the coding sequence ATGGCCCAGCTATCTCCGCTGCTCAAGCAGGCAACGCCCGTCGTGGTCGACCACGGTGAAGGGGTTTACCTCTACGACGTCGACGGCAAACGCCACCTCGACTTCACCGCCGGGATCGGCGTCACGAGCACCGGGCACTGCCACCCCCACGTCGTGCGGGCCGCGCAGGAGCAGATCGGCAAGCTCGTCCACGGGCAGTACACGACGGTGATGCACAAGCCGCTGCTCGAGCTGACCGAACGCCTGGGCGCCGTCCTGCCCAGCGGGCTCGACTCGCTCTTCTACGCGAACTCGGGCAGCGAAGCCGTCGAAGCGGCGTTGCGGCTCGCGCGGCAGGCGACGAAGCGCCCGAACGTCATCGTCATGCAGGGCGGCTTCCACGGCCGGACCGTCGCGGCGGCGAGCATGACGACGTCCGGGACGCGGTTCAGCGCCGGCATCGGCCCGCTGATGGCCGGTGTGCACGTCGCGCCGTTCCCGTACGCCTACCACTACGGCTGGGACGAGCAGACGGCGACGAAGTTCGCGCTGCGCGAGCTCGACTTCCTGTTCCAGACGGTCAGCGCGCCGAACGAGACCGCGGCGATCTTCGTCGAGCCGGTGCTCGGCGAAGGCGGGTACGTCCCGGCGAACACGGAGTTCATGGCAGGCCTGCGCGAACGCGCCGACCGGCACGGCATCCTGCTCGTCCTCGACGAGATCCAGACCGGCTTCGGCCGCACCGGCAAGTTCTGGGGACACGACCACTTCGACGTCTCCCCCGACATCGTCCTCATCGCGAAGGGCCTGGCGAGCGGCTTCCCGCTGTCCGGCATCGCCGCTTCGCAGGAGCTGATGGCGAAGGCGTTCCCGGGTTCGCAGGGCGGCACGTACGGCGGCAACGCCGTCTCGTGCGCGGCGGCGATCGCGACGCTCGAGGTCATCCAGCAGGAGAACCTGGTGGAGAACGCCGCCGAGCGCGGACGTCAGCTGCTCGAAGGCGCGCGGGTGATCGCGGACAAGACACCGGCGATCGGTGAGGTGCGCGGACTCGGGCTGCTGGTCGGCTCGGAGTTCACCACCGCTGACGGCGAGCCGGACGCGGCGACCGCGGCCGCCGCGCAGCAGACGGCGTCGAAGAACGGCCTGCTGCTGCTCACCTGCGGGCCGTACATGAACGTCGTGCGCATGGTGCCGCCGCTGGTCGTCAACGCCGAGCAGGTCGACGACGCGCTGCGCATCTGGGGCGAGGTCGTCGCGTCCGTCACGGGAAGCTGA
- a CDS encoding DUF3830 family protein, with product MARYITITLDKRGVSCRARLLDDEAPRTCRAVWDALPQSGSAYHAKYARNEVYTLVPPFAEPKPGRENPTITPIPGDVVYFGFEAWEIGNPAYGYDDDSEAHSDQGATDLAIFYGRNNLLINGDAGWVPGNVFATIEEGLAEMAAAAQDLWLRGVEGETLSFARA from the coding sequence ATGGCGCGGTACATCACGATCACCCTCGACAAGCGCGGGGTTTCCTGCCGGGCCCGGCTGCTGGACGACGAAGCGCCGCGGACGTGCCGCGCGGTGTGGGACGCGCTGCCGCAGAGCGGTTCCGCCTACCACGCGAAGTACGCGCGCAACGAGGTCTACACGCTCGTGCCGCCGTTCGCGGAGCCGAAGCCCGGCCGGGAGAACCCGACGATCACGCCGATCCCGGGTGACGTCGTGTACTTCGGCTTCGAGGCCTGGGAGATCGGCAACCCGGCGTACGGCTACGACGACGACAGCGAGGCCCACAGCGACCAGGGCGCGACCGATCTCGCGATCTTCTACGGGCGCAACAACCTGCTGATCAACGGCGACGCGGGCTGGGTGCCCGGCAACGTGTTCGCCACGATCGAGGAAGGCCTCGCCGAGATGGCGGCGGCCGCGCAGGACCTGTGGCTGCGCGGGGTCGAGGGCGAGACGCTCTCGTTCGCGCGAGCCTGA